One part of the Sulfolobus tengchongensis genome encodes these proteins:
- a CDS encoding NAD(P)/FAD-dependent oxidoreductase, producing MRYDVVIIGAGHNGLVSSIYLAQKGLRVLVVEARSRPGGMSDTAEYKGVKYSRASYVLGLFPKKIQAELGVSFPTIDSDVADVFVTDEGKVVKIWRDKEKRFEEFKRLGQIKYPKMEELLFKIKEKIEKEMQYVIKPPSFEDFKEAIKGTELEIFAEPSRKFLNEYLDEEFHPYFSYGFMYDLPAYVVAYYFSLDWKIVRGGMGKVAEILAERAKQLGVDFIFNTKVEEIIIKDNIAGGVRFGDKIIESKIVLNAASPVLLGKLTNGLLKVNHPDFRPRWKRDTVLMRELPKLPDYMKQHLDTLFTLPIGEITIPSAVDDSLGGHVMTIMGSYDEAKEFFPDLEKKTIYVDRLDAFKLEKEYYAPYGDMNHMPMYTEYLFDNRPVKGWGYTTPIKNLYVTGSGTYPGGQVTGVPGRNSAMKILSDLGIA from the coding sequence ATGAGGTACGACGTTGTTATTATTGGTGCAGGTCATAATGGTTTGGTATCGTCCATATATCTTGCCCAAAAAGGGCTAAGAGTACTTGTGGTTGAGGCTAGAAGTAGACCAGGTGGAATGAGTGATACTGCTGAGTATAAAGGAGTAAAATATAGTAGAGCCTCTTATGTATTAGGATTATTTCCTAAAAAGATTCAAGCAGAACTTGGAGTAAGTTTTCCTACGATTGATTCAGATGTGGCTGATGTTTTCGTCACTGATGAAGGAAAGGTCGTAAAAATTTGGAGAGATAAAGAAAAGAGATTTGAGGAATTTAAAAGACTAGGCCAGATAAAGTATCCTAAAATGGAGGAACTCTTATTCAAGATCAAAGAGAAAATTGAAAAGGAAATGCAATACGTAATAAAACCACCTTCTTTTGAGGACTTTAAGGAAGCGATTAAGGGCACAGAATTAGAAATTTTTGCAGAGCCATCTAGAAAGTTTCTAAACGAGTACCTAGATGAAGAGTTTCATCCGTACTTTTCATACGGTTTTATGTACGATTTACCCGCTTACGTAGTAGCTTACTACTTCAGTTTAGATTGGAAAATTGTAAGGGGAGGTATGGGAAAAGTTGCAGAGATCTTAGCGGAAAGGGCTAAGCAACTTGGTGTGGATTTTATTTTTAACACAAAAGTTGAAGAAATAATTATTAAAGATAACATAGCAGGGGGAGTAAGGTTCGGTGACAAAATAATTGAAAGCAAAATCGTACTAAATGCAGCCAGTCCAGTTTTGTTGGGAAAGTTAACTAATGGTTTGCTTAAGGTTAATCACCCAGATTTTAGGCCAAGATGGAAGAGAGACACAGTACTAATGAGAGAGTTGCCTAAATTGCCAGACTATATGAAACAACACCTAGATACATTGTTTACATTACCCATAGGTGAAATAACTATTCCCTCAGCGGTTGATGATAGCTTAGGTGGTCATGTTATGACAATAATGGGAAGTTATGATGAGGCTAAGGAATTCTTCCCCGATTTAGAGAAGAAAACTATTTATGTAGATAGATTAGATGCCTTTAAGCTAGAGAAGGAGTACTATGCGCCCTATGGTGATATGAATCATATGCCAATGTATACGGAATATCTATTTGATAATAGGCCCGTTAAAGGATGGGGCTATACTACTCCGATAAAGAACCTTTACGTAACAGGATCTGGAACGTACCCTGGTGGGCAAGTTACTGGAGTCCCTGGAAGAAACTCTGCAATGAAAATACTAAGTGATTTGGGTATTGCGTAA
- a CDS encoding ABC transporter ATP-binding protein, with amino-acid sequence MALLEVKDLTVSFKLGSKYYDVVRNLSFQVEKGDSLAIVGESGSGKTTAAMAIMGLLPRNAIVKSGSILFNGVDLVKLSKDEWGSIRWKRIAMVFQASQNALDPVKKIGDQLVELYKYHNKNSNKEDAITKVYEVLKMVNLDPSTFKLYPHELSGGMKQRVVIAASLLLDPELLIADEPTTALDVITQAEILLLLRKIIKEKGLSLIFITHDISLASTLCNKIVIMYGGSDMEQGSLKEIITSPLHPYTKHLLRSLTELEEGRLILDKKRNNKVLEFEDQKINGCPFFSKCPEATEKCSGHLPKRIDLRNRKIRCINVDDKAWS; translated from the coding sequence ATGGCTCTACTAGAAGTTAAAGACTTAACAGTGTCTTTCAAACTCGGTTCAAAATATTATGATGTAGTTAGGAATTTGTCATTTCAAGTGGAGAAGGGTGATTCGTTAGCAATAGTCGGTGAATCTGGATCTGGTAAAACTACAGCAGCTATGGCTATCATGGGACTTCTTCCTAGAAATGCAATAGTGAAATCAGGGAGTATTCTCTTTAATGGAGTAGATTTAGTGAAATTAAGTAAAGATGAGTGGGGGAGCATTAGATGGAAGAGGATCGCAATGGTATTTCAGGCTTCACAAAATGCGTTAGATCCTGTCAAGAAAATTGGTGATCAGCTAGTGGAGCTCTATAAATACCATAACAAAAATTCTAATAAAGAAGATGCAATAACAAAAGTGTATGAAGTTCTTAAAATGGTGAATCTTGATCCTTCCACATTTAAACTCTATCCTCATGAACTTTCTGGTGGAATGAAACAAAGAGTAGTCATAGCTGCTTCTCTTCTTTTAGATCCTGAGCTTCTCATAGCTGACGAACCTACTACTGCTCTAGATGTGATAACGCAGGCAGAAATCCTACTGCTTTTAAGGAAGATAATAAAAGAAAAGGGTCTAAGTCTCATTTTTATAACTCATGATATCAGCCTTGCATCTACACTTTGTAACAAAATTGTGATAATGTATGGAGGATCTGATATGGAACAAGGCTCTCTTAAGGAGATAATAACATCGCCCCTACATCCATATACAAAACATCTTCTAAGGTCGCTTACTGAACTTGAAGAAGGAAGATTAATTTTAGACAAAAAAAGGAATAATAAAGTGTTGGAATTTGAAGATCAAAAGATCAATGGATGTCCATTTTTTTCAAAGTGTCCTGAAGCAACAGAAAAATGCTCTGGACATTTACCAAAAAGGATAGATCTCAGAAACAGAAAAATAAGATGTATAAACGTGGATGATAAAGCATGGAGTTAG
- a CDS encoding DUF488 family protein: MYTIGHSNRSLEDFLFLLKRYKIEVLIDVRRWPRSSKYPHFNRENLMIELEKEGVEYLWKEELGGYRKFRKDVEDRGIGKCFESEGFRAYATYILENDKAISALKEIEKINKVKAIMCAEKLPWNCHRKIISDWYLAKGYEVIHIIENENTIRHKLSKCAMIVDNRLYYK; this comes from the coding sequence ATGTATACAATAGGTCACTCTAATCGATCTCTAGAGGATTTTTTATTTTTGTTGAAAAGGTATAAAATTGAAGTACTAATAGATGTGAGAAGGTGGCCTAGGAGTTCTAAATACCCTCATTTTAATAGAGAAAATCTTATGATAGAGTTAGAGAAAGAAGGAGTAGAATATTTGTGGAAAGAGGAGTTAGGAGGATATAGGAAGTTTAGAAAAGATGTAGAAGATAGAGGGATTGGAAAGTGTTTTGAAAGTGAGGGTTTTAGAGCATATGCTACTTATATTCTTGAAAACGATAAAGCAATTAGCGCATTAAAAGAAATCGAGAAAATTAACAAGGTAAAGGCGATAATGTGTGCCGAGAAATTACCTTGGAATTGCCATAGGAAAATTATCTCAGATTGGTACCTAGCTAAGGGATATGAGGTTATTCACATCATTGAAAATGAAAATACCATTAGGCATAAGTTAAGTAAGTGTGCAATGATAGTGGATAATCGTTTATATTACAAATAA
- a CDS encoding ABC transporter permease, whose protein sequence is MQLTKYSQLIINVLNSVKGAVGLGIIVCFSLFPFLRPLITKYPPEAVGVGAPNQPPSSLHPFGTTSLGQDVLSQFLTGGLIPIEVGILTGILTSILVIVIGIPAGYYAAKYSGKFLTLITDIFLLIPALPLIILLGVYLGPSLLNQVLVLTLISWPFPARVVASQVMSLKERGFILSAKVIGASDTGIMFNEILPNVINLIISNSILVIIFAILFQAALSFLGLGVPTQPNWGNMLYYALQSGAIASGEWWWVLPPGIGIFMVAFAFSLLFLRLEEVLGLEVS, encoded by the coding sequence ATGCAATTAACTAAATATTCACAATTAATCATTAATGTTTTAAATAGTGTTAAAGGTGCAGTAGGTTTAGGTATAATAGTATGTTTCTCGTTGTTTCCCTTTTTAAGACCATTAATAACAAAATATCCTCCAGAAGCTGTGGGAGTAGGTGCACCTAATCAGCCACCATCATCTCTTCATCCATTTGGAACGACGAGTTTAGGTCAAGATGTGTTAAGCCAGTTTTTAACAGGGGGATTAATACCAATAGAGGTAGGTATATTGACTGGTATATTAACCTCTATCTTAGTAATAGTAATAGGCATACCTGCAGGTTATTATGCAGCTAAATATTCAGGAAAATTCTTAACTCTTATAACCGACATATTCTTGTTAATCCCAGCATTACCCTTGATTATTTTACTAGGTGTATATCTGGGTCCTAGTTTATTAAATCAAGTACTTGTTCTAACTTTAATATCTTGGCCTTTTCCTGCAAGAGTTGTAGCATCTCAAGTAATGAGTTTAAAAGAAAGAGGGTTTATACTCAGTGCAAAGGTAATTGGCGCATCTGATACTGGAATTATGTTTAATGAGATTCTCCCAAATGTAATAAACCTAATTATATCTAATAGCATTCTTGTTATAATATTCGCTATCCTATTTCAGGCTGCTTTATCGTTCTTAGGACTAGGAGTCCCCACACAACCTAATTGGGGAAACATGCTTTATTACGCATTACAATCTGGAGCTATCGCAAGCGGAGAATGGTGGTGGGTATTACCACCAGGAATAGGTATATTCATGGTCGCATTCGCTTTTTCCCTACTCTTTCTTAGACTAGAGGAAGTTTTAGGATTAGAGGTGTCCTAA
- a CDS encoding amidohydrolase family protein, with product MIKVIDAHVHYHIFARKIPEHCKEFLENVEGTKMSLKNDNVEIEKILLVPSHPCYTDECYDGFYIDNEERKRNPDLYLQWGEVNPLKCNVKEELDKQYSLGIIGIKLHPVHHAFKPNAYREEEGGLKELLYIYEFAEDHDLPILIHTGTSIGVGSRNKYADPIYVDDVAKDFPKIRLILAHAGRPLWYDTAFHMARFTRNIFLEISSIPPKNILKVLPRLNEISDKVIYGSDFPAFKGQDLAEYAFQVYSVIKDEKIMRDNAKRILKI from the coding sequence ATGATAAAAGTTATTGATGCGCATGTTCACTATCATATATTTGCAAGAAAAATTCCAGAACACTGCAAGGAGTTCTTGGAAAATGTAGAAGGAACGAAAATGAGCTTAAAGAATGATAATGTGGAGATTGAGAAGATACTTTTAGTTCCCTCACATCCTTGCTATACTGATGAATGCTATGACGGATTTTACATTGATAATGAGGAAAGAAAAAGAAATCCGGATCTCTATCTTCAATGGGGAGAAGTGAATCCCCTAAAGTGTAATGTGAAGGAGGAATTAGATAAACAGTATTCCCTAGGGATTATTGGTATTAAACTGCATCCAGTACATCACGCATTTAAACCAAATGCTTACAGAGAAGAAGAAGGAGGACTAAAAGAGCTATTATATATTTATGAATTCGCTGAAGATCATGACTTACCGATTTTAATTCATACTGGAACCAGTATAGGTGTAGGAAGTAGAAATAAATATGCTGATCCAATTTACGTAGACGATGTAGCTAAGGATTTCCCTAAGATTAGGTTAATTTTAGCCCATGCAGGGAGACCATTATGGTACGATACAGCATTTCATATGGCTAGATTTACTAGGAATATTTTTCTAGAGATTTCCTCAATACCCCCTAAGAATATATTGAAAGTATTACCTAGATTAAATGAAATTTCAGATAAGGTAATTTACGGAAGCGACTTTCCTGCTTTTAAAGGACAAGATTTGGCAGAATATGCTTTTCAAGTATATAGTGTCATAAAGGACGAGAAGATAATGAGGGATAACGCTAAAAGGATCTTGAAGATTTGA
- a CDS encoding radical SAM protein, whose product MYDVILTSDRGTFTDYGGISPLGYVACLPYRLVPRFFMDRIFTPPIPTDKEGRALIAPYPLRKVEAILSKNGFNTIVTTPEKLEKVASKGAKVIGVNVHDPKGIEPVSAKLSIIFGGGETWTAKFFDELGEKISKLKGKYNLKVVVGGAGAWQLERDPPSWVDVVFIGHAEVDLPEVVKKLEEGEEVPKVVKGRYPIKLDDIPPIINPARGGEVQITRGCPRGCWFCSVTPDTFMSFPIDYIMKEVEVNMKAGIRDVSLITDDMMLYGTKRLNEVNHDAIVKLYTELKKVGVDYINFAHISAAPVKLSPKTVKAMGEIAGWSEEKAVAPVVGLETGSEKIFNKYMKMKAYPWNYSHWKDLIVEATAIMNESYIFPCYTMTIGYPEETDDDVEDSIKIVEYIIDHEPIAWIFPLPVIPMGLSKIRDNPLPVLDKLPSRYWDLLYISWKYDLKITRRLSKTIAYTSKNPFIRSVVTYMIDKIFNTIEWYFERLKETKGKSALEYRDLNLNTAYGLVWSIFQLFKLGFAST is encoded by the coding sequence ATGTATGATGTGATTTTAACGTCAGATAGAGGGACTTTTACTGACTATGGCGGTATTTCTCCCTTAGGGTATGTAGCATGTTTACCTTATAGGTTAGTGCCCAGATTCTTTATGGATAGAATATTTACACCGCCTATCCCCACCGATAAAGAGGGTAGAGCGTTAATAGCTCCATATCCTTTAAGAAAAGTTGAGGCAATATTATCTAAAAATGGGTTTAATACGATAGTTACTACTCCGGAAAAATTAGAAAAAGTTGCTAGTAAAGGTGCTAAGGTAATCGGGGTAAACGTTCATGATCCTAAAGGTATTGAACCGGTAAGCGCAAAATTAAGCATAATATTTGGAGGAGGAGAAACCTGGACTGCTAAATTCTTTGATGAATTAGGAGAAAAGATAAGTAAGTTAAAGGGAAAGTATAATCTAAAAGTAGTGGTTGGTGGTGCGGGAGCATGGCAATTGGAAAGAGATCCACCATCATGGGTTGATGTGGTATTTATAGGGCATGCTGAGGTGGATTTACCGGAAGTAGTTAAAAAACTCGAAGAAGGTGAAGAAGTTCCAAAAGTAGTTAAAGGAAGATATCCTATAAAATTAGACGATATACCACCTATTATAAATCCAGCGAGAGGTGGAGAGGTTCAAATTACCAGAGGCTGTCCTAGAGGATGTTGGTTCTGTTCCGTAACGCCGGATACATTCATGTCTTTCCCCATAGATTACATAATGAAGGAAGTTGAAGTTAATATGAAGGCTGGGATTAGAGATGTTAGTCTAATAACTGATGATATGATGTTATATGGGACTAAGAGACTTAATGAGGTTAATCACGATGCTATAGTCAAATTATATACTGAGTTAAAGAAGGTTGGAGTTGATTATATAAACTTCGCTCATATTTCCGCTGCCCCAGTCAAATTAAGTCCAAAAACCGTTAAGGCAATGGGTGAGATTGCTGGTTGGAGTGAGGAAAAGGCGGTGGCACCAGTTGTGGGATTGGAAACTGGAAGCGAGAAGATATTTAATAAGTACATGAAGATGAAAGCATATCCTTGGAATTACAGTCACTGGAAAGACTTAATAGTGGAAGCTACCGCGATAATGAATGAGAGCTATATTTTCCCATGCTATACAATGACAATAGGTTACCCGGAAGAGACTGACGATGATGTAGAGGATTCCATAAAAATTGTAGAGTATATAATAGATCATGAACCGATAGCGTGGATATTTCCCTTGCCTGTGATACCCATGGGATTATCTAAGATAAGGGATAATCCTCTTCCAGTATTAGATAAACTACCATCAAGATACTGGGATCTACTGTATATTTCATGGAAGTATGATCTGAAAATAACTAGAAGGTTAAGTAAAACCATAGCGTATACCAGTAAAAATCCGTTTATAAGGTCAGTAGTAACGTATATGATAGATAAGATATTCAACACTATTGAATGGTATTTTGAAAGACTTAAGGAGACAAAGGGTAAATCCGCTTTAGAATATAGGGATCTTAACTTAAACACAGCCTATGGTTTAGTGTGGTCAATCTTCCAGCTCTTTAAACTGGGATTTGCATCCACTTGA
- a CDS encoding ABC transporter ATP-binding protein — protein sequence MELEVKSLTKVFKSRNKTITALKNVSFRLKEGEKLAIVGESGSGKTTLGKILVGLEKPDSGEVLLDGKVIINPKKEIDLESRRNFSMIFQDPYDSLNPTKTVFDIVAFPLRIRKVPDDILREAVYTSLNDVGLSPPDQFLLKYPTQLSGGQRQRVAIARAIVYKPKVLIADEPTTMIDASLKAEVIKTMLDIALKYKMSLITITHDFSIVPIIADKVIVMYKGEIVEEGEAKDIIKNPRHPYTQALIAAVPKLLGEFSLKIKEIEEDGVCPFYSRCPLRIDKCKREEPPLQDIGNRKVKCFLV from the coding sequence ATGGAGTTAGAAGTTAAATCTTTAACTAAGGTATTTAAATCGAGGAATAAAACAATAACTGCATTAAAAAATGTAAGCTTCAGATTAAAAGAAGGTGAAAAATTAGCTATAGTAGGGGAATCAGGCTCAGGTAAAACTACATTAGGGAAAATTTTGGTAGGACTAGAAAAACCGGATAGTGGGGAAGTTCTACTTGATGGTAAAGTAATTATAAATCCTAAAAAAGAAATTGATCTAGAGTCAAGGAGGAACTTTTCGATGATTTTCCAAGACCCTTATGATTCTCTAAATCCCACTAAAACAGTATTTGATATTGTAGCCTTTCCTTTAAGAATTAGAAAAGTGCCTGATGATATACTTAGGGAAGCAGTATATACTTCGTTAAATGATGTAGGACTCTCTCCTCCAGATCAATTCTTACTAAAATATCCTACTCAGTTATCTGGGGGACAAAGACAGAGGGTAGCTATAGCTAGAGCAATTGTCTATAAACCCAAGGTACTTATAGCTGATGAACCTACCACTATGATAGATGCGTCGCTTAAAGCCGAAGTTATAAAGACAATGTTGGATATAGCTTTAAAATATAAGATGAGTTTAATAACAATAACGCATGATTTTAGTATTGTTCCTATAATTGCTGATAAAGTAATCGTTATGTATAAAGGCGAAATTGTTGAAGAAGGAGAGGCTAAAGACATCATAAAAAATCCTAGACATCCATATACGCAAGCTCTCATAGCTGCAGTACCCAAATTATTGGGAGAATTTTCATTAAAAATTAAGGAGATAGAGGAAGATGGCGTATGCCCCTTTTATTCCAGATGCCCTCTTAGAATTGATAAATGTAAAAGAGAAGAGCCTCCTTTACAGGATATAGGAAATAGAAAAGTTAAATGTTTTCTTGTCTAA
- a CDS encoding ABC transporter permease, translating into MAWKKYLIQRFIFFFYAFIILLVLNFLIPRLMPGNPVSRFVNPLMTPQAQRQILEQFGLTKPLYVQFILYLKGVFTGNFGISFLYYPEPVSTLIEQRLPWTLFLTGTATIISALLGMVLGLISAWKRGKVDNIAIFLSMALRSIPTFWLGLILLISFGVIIKVFPTSGYFSSSFAVTKIGLLTFISSLFSHSFLPIVTLMAYLTGGNLLIMRASAINTLREDYVITLRAFGYDDRRILYGHVMKNASLPMITNLGIQMGYIVSGAVLVESVFTYPGMGLLLYQAVLARDYPTIQGCFFVLTLTTLVALLVVDILYSFLDPRVRR; encoded by the coding sequence ATGGCATGGAAAAAATACCTTATTCAGAGATTTATTTTTTTCTTCTATGCGTTTATTATTCTTTTAGTTTTAAACTTCCTTATACCTAGACTAATGCCAGGTAATCCGGTCTCTAGGTTTGTGAATCCACTAATGACACCGCAAGCACAGAGGCAAATTTTAGAGCAATTTGGTTTAACAAAACCGCTTTATGTTCAATTTATCCTTTACTTAAAGGGTGTATTTACTGGAAACTTTGGTATCTCTTTTCTTTATTACCCGGAGCCAGTATCTACATTAATAGAACAGAGACTGCCTTGGACATTATTTCTGACCGGAACAGCAACTATAATTTCCGCTCTCTTAGGAATGGTTTTAGGGTTAATCTCGGCGTGGAAAAGGGGGAAAGTAGACAATATTGCAATATTCTTATCGATGGCATTAAGATCTATTCCCACATTTTGGTTAGGACTGATTCTTCTCATAAGCTTTGGTGTGATCATTAAGGTTTTCCCTACTAGTGGCTATTTCTCAAGTTCTTTTGCGGTAACTAAAATAGGCCTTTTGACTTTTATATCTAGCTTATTTTCACATTCATTCCTTCCTATCGTCACTTTAATGGCTTATCTCACGGGAGGTAACTTATTAATTATGAGAGCCTCTGCTATTAATACTTTAAGGGAAGACTACGTAATAACCTTGAGGGCCTTCGGATATGATGATAGAAGAATACTTTATGGTCATGTGATGAAAAATGCGTCTTTACCAATGATAACTAACTTAGGTATACAAATGGGATATATAGTAAGCGGTGCTGTTCTAGTAGAATCCGTATTTACATATCCCGGTATGGGTCTACTCTTATATCAAGCGGTATTAGCTAGAGATTATCCTACAATACAAGGTTGTTTCTTCGTGTTAACACTAACTACATTAGTTGCCTTACTTGTAGTCGATATACTTTACTCGTTTTTAGATCCCAGAGTACGAAGGTGA